A stretch of DNA from Aspergillus flavus chromosome 3, complete sequence:
GGGTTCATAATTATTCCGTGAAAGGTAGATGGTGCGACCATCAGGGCCAATCTTCTGAGGTAGAGGGTCTTTATATTCATCTTTCGCCGATTCCTCAAGGATCGATGGGTCTTCTATTTTGACCATTATATTGTCTGGTTTCAAGTCTGACTGAAGTTAGTGTCCGTTTTATTACAGATATACCTATCCAGAGACTAACCAGTATGAACGATATGACACTCAGAGTGAAGATAATCCAATCCGTGGAGAATCATTTGAAGAATGATCTTCAGTACACTAGACGGAATAACGTCCCCGATAAACCTTTCCCGGTATAGCCATAGAGGCTCACGTAAAGGTTCAAAGGCAAGTGCTAGATGCTTTCTTGAACCATATTCCACATAAAATGAATCAACAAGATGTCTGGTGAATTGCCATCCCTTATGTTAGGGGTTCTTTTTGTCGATCTGCTTTAGAAGATCAAGCTTATTTTGAGCTGCATTCTCTCGCGAATGATGGGTACTCGCGTTTATCTCGATAGCTACGTACTTATCTTGCAACCAGCGCCATCTAACTAAATCAGTGACAACCAGGTCGTATGAGCAGAGAGGCACAAACTGGTTAAGGTGTCGAGCAAGCCATATCACACAGCCAACTTTTGTTACCAGTTGATATCTGCCGTTTAAGACACTGCTTAGTTTTGCAGGGTAGAAACGGACAGGATCATAGTATGGCGTATTTTCCTCTTCGAAGCGCCGATGCGTGTCAAGCCGTGGGGCGATCATCGGTGACAATGACCAAGGTTGGTGTCGCAATTTGGGAAACGAGCCGCGTATTCGATTTAAAAACACTTCCATTCTCGGGATTGAAGAACTTGAACGGCAGGTATTTAAGTGTAAGTTTGGAGAACTAGTAGCAACAATGGAGACGTTTTTAGGAAGGGGGGACGTGCCAAGGCGCTCCCCGGCGCCTAAGCGGGACCAAGCATTGAAAGGTTGCCTTAAAACTGGACCGAGCTTGGGTTACCGATTCGCGATGAGTAAGAACAAATCCCCTATGAACGTCAAACGAGATACTAGTTTAGAAGTCTACATAActtctttttccccctcttgTTTCGCCTTCTAGAAATATTGTACAGAATAAGAAATTGCGTCAGGCACAATATGTAAAAGAATTGAATTGTTTAGTAGCTATGTAAAGCTAGATTAAACAGTCAGTGCCATAAAATAGCATCAACACCAAGAACAATAGATATCACAATGGCCGGCTGAACTGCGCCCGTGCGTCCGTATTTAACAAGAAGCACCAGTAGGAACGTTCTCGCACTTGGAGCTAGTCTTACCACCAGTGATGGAAACACCGGACCAGGTCCAGTCAGTGCAGCTGCCAGATCCACAGAGAATGTAGATGTCAGTAGCGTCGCTCTCAACGGTACCGGTAACCTTGTCGAAGGTGATATCAGAGACCTTGATACCGTTGGTAGGGGTACCAGTGGGGCTGCCGTTCTCGTAATCCTGCTCAACGATGAGTCCGTACTTGGTAATACCGGAAAGAGTGATATCCTCGAACTTGACGTTGGAGACGGTACCGGTGGCATCGTAGACGGTCTTGATACGGACACCATTCTGGGAGTTGACAACCTTGGAGTTGGAGATGGTCACGTCTTCGACGGTGTTGTCGCTACGACCACCGACCGAACCGATGGAGAGACCATGGCCACCGTCACAGTAGCCGTTGGTGAAAGTGATGTGCTGCAGGGTATTAGCAGGTGGTCGAAGAATGAAAAGTAAAGAAGGAATAAAATGTTTTTAACTGGGGTGGTGCTATCTTACCGATCCAGAGTTGATGGCGAGACAGTCATCCTGGTTGTACACGGTGGCACCGTCAATGTTGATGTAGGTGCTAGAGCCGACATCGAAGGCGTCGGTGTTGTGGCCCTCTGCGGTACCAGCGGAGTTATCGATGGTAACATCAGTGATGTTCAGGTTGTCCGACTGGATGCTGAAGCCCTGGACGGGGGTGTTGTAGATCTGGAGGCCGGTGATGGAAGAGGAGTCCAGCTTGTGGGCGTAGAAGAACTTGGGCTTTGTCTTTCCACCATTGCCACCCTTGCCATCCCACCAGCGGGATCCGTCTCCGTCAATCTTGGCACCGGATGCCTGTTGGACTTTGATGTTGGTTCCGGACACGGAGATGAGAGGACCCTCCCACTCCTTGTAGCCGAAAGTGGTCTCACCCGAGAAGATGACCTAGATATGACTTAGTATACATTAACCAAGAGGAATATGATTAGATATCTATGCATACAGTGGTGCCATCGTTGAGACCGGTCAGATCAAGGGTTTCACCAGCGGGAACCTCGATGTTGCTCAGAGTGATGGTTGAGCAAGAGGTCTTGCCCGACTTAGCGTCGGCAGCCGAGGTGAAAGTACAGGAGTCGCGGGCTTCGAGTTCTACTGGGACTGCGGCGACCAGCGCAGCGCCGACAGTAGCGGCAATGACGGAAGATTGAAGAAGCTGCATTTTTCCGAAAGAATGGATAGGGACTTGGTCAACAAGACGCCTTCAAATATGGACTGAAAGAAAGACTAAGGAATGGAGGGTTGATGGAGACGATGctgagagaaaggaagacaTCGTAGGGGTCCAAGACTCTTTTTATGTCCCCTTTCTATCTTGCAATACAACCCGGTGGAGCAGAATATCTCGTTGGCGGGAGAAAATGTCTGGGATTGAAACAGGTGGCTTGAGTCTAGGCTAAGCTTCCGGTTCGCGTAGGCAAAAAAAGCTTAGCTGCGATTTCATCCGCCAATCGGCACTGACAATTCATCTACGTTTCTCCCTCAGGTCATCTTAGCATTGATCTATGATATTTATCTCCTTTGTAGCTATCTAGACCATGTACAATTAACAGAGATGGGGATGGAACATACAGGATTCGACATTTCGGAAGGTTGAAAAGACAGCGATTGAAACAGTAATCCGGGTATGAAACGGGACAGCCTTGCCGGACCCTCTGGCGTGATCGGAAAGAGAGTCAGCAGTCTCCGCTCAATCTACGTAATCTGGCCCCAGGCAATAATATTCGACCCCTGAGCCGATCACTTCCACTTCAATTCAAGTGCCGGAAAAAACTATCCAGATACACGTTCCGAGCAGTGCCGGACTGACCCTGCAAATGCTATGCAATAAGGCTGCGTTGTGCGATTGGCGGGATTTCTTGAGATGTGTCCATATTATGGGGACTAGATCCTACATATGATACATGGATAAATTAAACTACCTAGATCAATGTCGGTTACTGACCCTACCTTCGTTGGTGTTTTGACTTGATATCGCTGCCTAACTGCACTTTCGCAGTGCTCCTGTCATCCTCCTGTCTGATTGATGGGTAGTGATCCAAGCAGCAGGGCTGACGATTCTTCAATCTTTACCTGGCCGTTGCAGTTATTAGCGTCCTAATTTACAGGAACCATGATAGATTATTGGTTCTGACCTGATTACTACTGTTTATCCCGTGGAGAAATTTCatctaatatatatcataTCAACTTAGTTGCCTAGGGCCGTGCGAACGCAAATTATGTACCCCTGATGCATATGTGCTATATCACATCGACAGTACATAGTTGTTAAGTGTGTTACTACACTTGTGACTACCTCTGTATGCCGATTATCACTTCAGATACACCAACTTGAATAGTAACACGGCCATCAGTCGGTCATACCCTCAGACGGAGCACCCATTTTGGAGTATTAGCCCGCTACCCGACACCCTTCAACCCTCAAAGATTCAATTCCAAAGGGACTATAACATATTTCACTGTATTCTGTGTCTACCACTAATGAAAAGCTACTCTGCAAAGATTCGCAATTTTCAAATAGCAGGCATGTGGGGGCCGAGGTTCCGGTAGAAAAGCTATCCACAATCTATCAGAGACTAGACCAAGATATGTGGGCCCTAGATGGTTGTGCAGGCACGCGGATGGTCGATGCGATACAACTTGAAGTCAAGCTTTGGATCTAATGTGCCCAGCAGGCAGCCCTGAACCTGAAATGAACGTTGCTTCAATAACGCCCCCTACTTTACAACAGGATCATCAGCTTTGGCTCATTACTCCGGTTGATAAACGCGGAGTAAACCTACATCAGTTGGCAATTTCCGCTCTACCCATTGATGCTAAAGTTAATTGACCAGGACGATTACCGAATGGCCTTAACTATATGAGAGTCATCTGACGCTGACCCACGGCTACACATTTAGTACATAAAAGCAGCAGACAACTATGTGAATTGTGTGTTGGTCACAGCCTAGCTATGTCTCTCTAAACAGGCAGTTCTCAAAAAGCATCGCTCATTATCACCTTGCAGCTCTTGTCGCCGTATCAAGGTAAATATTATCCAAAAGTTcaccagcttcttcttcggacaTTCGCAGCTTCAGGTATTTCTGTGGATACAAAGGGCTGTCTGGCAACCATTCATTTCTGCCATCTGGGTAAATATAGTTATGTCCTCCTTTATTTGCGTAAACAAACATGTTACTTAATCCGTCGATGGCATATAACACGGTAAGGGGATCCCATGAGCTCCGAGATATGTTGTATCCGCTGTAAGGGTCAGTTAGAAGTGATCGCATTTGTTGAACAGGAAGCTACATACGTGTACCACCGGTAAGCTGCGTTGACTGGGTCACTGACAGGGCCCTCTACGGTCAACCGCGCCCCCGAGTAGACGGTCGCCCCAAGTTCACCACCAGAGAATGTCATGGGCCCCGGCCAAGTGTTTACTACATGAGCAGTTGCAGAAGCATTGCTGCCGTAGAAATTGTACTCATATCCGCACGGGTATGCTCCGCCCATGATGACGAGTTCTTTCACTTTCGCCTTCACCAGGCCATGCCCTGAGAGCGAAGAGTATGTATCCCCGGGGGATGAAAGAAGCTCAGAGAGCTGAGAAATATTTAAGCCACTTCTTCAGGTAGCGGGCATTAGCAAAGTACTCACGTTGTCGAGGAACCCGATACTGGCAATTGTCACACTGTGATCACCCGCTTCAGATAAGAGCTTGCGATACAGCTCGACGGGATCCCACGCACTACTTACGTCTCCCCATGGCATCGATGCAGCATGTCGCCAGTTGTATGCGACTTTGCTTGCATATTCCCCAAGTTGGTATGACCAGGTGTCGAGGAAAGTATCATTGGAAAACGGTTGTTTGAGGGCAACTGGAACGTCAGAGTAGCCATAGTACCCGAGAATACTGGAGGCCGCCAAGGCACTATAACTGGACGGATAATTGATCATGACGCCTATTGGCGTGGCCATTGGATGGTCACACGCCACCAAAAGAGCGGCTGCGTCGCTGAGGAGAGAGAGTAAGCAACGGGCGGGGAATATGAAACGAAAGACCTCAACAAAGACTTACTCAACATCACTAAACAGATCCGTGTCGATAATTAGCTTCGTCGCTGGTATCGATCCAAGCGCCAAAGGGGCTACGAGTAATGCGACCGTGAATATCCAGCGTGTCCTCATTCTGACGATGATGAGTCGAGAGATGAGAAACGCACAGGTGGTGGGCAGTTCCTGACTATAGTGGACTAGATCGACTACCGTAGTAGTATACACGACGAGCCAGATATTCGGGGCCGGGGAACTCTGTGCGGCTTATATTAGAACCGTGACATATATATCAGATCTAATATCAAGTCAGTTCCTACATAAATCTTTAGGAGAATCACAGGCTACCATAGCGTAGAACGGTTGTACGACGAGCCGATAGACCAATTCTTGTCCGCGTTGGGTTTCTTATGGAAGCTCCGCTATGTTACGAACATTAAGGGACTTTAGTGTTGTCATAGTGATGATGCCTATAAAACCTAATGTTGTAGGTAAATATACACAACGTCTATGATGTCTGTCCCGCAACTTCCATGGGTGGCTGGCTACCTCGCccctttcttgtttctctttcacttcGCCCTTGTTCTCCTTTTAGTTTCTTTCCCAACCCACCCCAAGTGCCAAGCGACCAGCTCGACTGCTCCTCATCCATCCGCCATGAACCTAGCCGCGAACTGAATCACGGATCACGCTTGGCGTTTCTCAGGCAGGTGCACAACACCTCTTAAGCGGGAAATATTGACTCATTTACGTGGTGTTCTTATAGCTTGCAGACATCTACGCTCTCAAGTTTGCAGCTCAGCACATTAACCCAGGTGACAAGCTCACGTGTCGAAGCTACAGAGCCCCAATCCCTATCCCTTCAATAACTGCAGACTGTTGGGCTGTATCTCCGAACAGTTGATTACCCCTGGTCATTCTATTCAGATCCCGACCAATGGCTTTAGTTCTGGTATAAAACTTCTATGGACTTGCTTTTCTGCTGCTTCATAAACCTACTTTCCCAGACTTAAGAGTCTGTGCGTTGGCTTGCGACCCAAGCCTCGTGGGCTTTTTTCTGCCGCTCCCAGCCTTTTCTTAACTTTTTGCTTCTACTTTTGTTTATAGGTTCACCAACTGCGTCTTTCGTCGGCAtcccatcttcatcccaAGCGCTAAATTCACTGGTTCGGAACATGTCCAGGTGGCTGAGCCTTCCCTTTTCCAATCGTTCTTTGGCaagcttttcttgtttttccttctcctgctgCTTGAGTAGCATTTTGCGCGCATGTTCTTCGCGAGACTGCAATAAATCCCTAGTCACAGGCCTGACTAATGCAGGTTTATTCTCGCGATCTTCAAGATAAATACCAAGGTCAAAGAGCTCAACATCTCGTAATCGATCGCACAAGGAAAGCAATTCCTTGGATGACGTTGGTGTGTCTTCCGAGTTACTTGGAGATATCCGGGCGTGGAAATCTCTGAAAACTTGGAAGTATGGCCTGGACGCCTGAGATACTAGGCGCTCATCTACAATTGTCTCCGCGGTGATAGCTTTGAGTTGCTGATGCGTTACTTCGCCTTGTGATTTCGTGGCTTCACGCAAGGCGTCACGCATCGCTGAGAGTGGATAAAGAAATTGTTTTGCCGGTTCGGGGATGTCAGTTCCTTCCCAGCCAATTCCACAGCTCTCAGGGGACACTTTTCCATTCAGGCCGAGGATAGTTACAATTCGAGTTACCCACTGGGCTAGTTCTTGCACTTCGTTGGGTTAGCATTTTGGTCGACGTTGTTGAAAGTGGTAATCAACTCGGAGATAACGCCCATAACCTTGGGCGTATCGAAAGAGTCACAGAAATATTCGTGGACTTTTTCCTTCGCAGTGGCCAGAGCTTGTGCCAAGGATATAATGGGGTCAGATGACCCATCTGTTGCAACGCCCTGGCTAGAAGAatctttgactttgacgAAAAAGTTGTTAAGCTTATCTTACTACGCGGATGCTGTTTGAATAAGTTCGGGTGTAATCTCAACCCCATCCCGCCAACCTCCTAGGAGAAAAACAATCCGCAGGCTTCGAGGATTCCAGTCACCCTTGTCAAGGGCACTCCGAACAGTGGTAAAGTTCTTCAGTGACTTTGACATTTTTGACCCTTGTATTGACAAATGTCCCATGTGTAGAAAGTAATTCACCCattgctgcttcttctctGACCAATATGCCTCACTTTGGGCAAGTTCATTATCATGGTGGGGAAATGCAAGATCGATTCCACCAGAGTGGATATCATTTTGGCTCCCTAGTCGGCTGGAGGCCATTGCAGAACATTCAATATGCCAACCCGGTCGGCCTTGTCCCCATTGGCTCTTCCAACTAGGTTCACCTGGAAGTGATGCTTTCCAAAGGGCAAAGTCGTCAGGGGACCTTTTTTCGACAGCATGAGATAACGTCCCCTCGCCGTCTCTTTGCAAAGGTTGATTGTTTCTATTCTATGGCTCTAACCGTGCATATGGATGCCCGGCCTTCTCGAAACACTTGATATCGAAGTAAACAGAGCCATCCAGCGTCACATAGCCAAAATCATTTGCCACAATTTTCTCCACAAAATCTGCAATCTCCTGGCCGTATTCGGTGACTCTTGTTATTTCGTCTGGATCAAGCACATTGAGGTCTCTCATATCGCGCATAAAATGTTCTTCATACTTCTTCGTGAGTTTTGTGAAAATTTCATACGCATCCCCTGGCACAGTTGAACCTCTGAGCTGGTCAAGGTAAGGAAGGATGACATCCTGAGTTGCCTCATAGAAAGCTTCACTGGTAATCATCTCATTTTCAAGAGATCTGGGTTGCTCACCAGGTCCCTGACTGAACATCTCGGCTACTCGCGAAATCATTGCAGCTGCAATGGTAACAGTCCTAACATGCATCCGAACCTTTGCTTCAGCATCTCCAGGTTTCTTGTTGCCCTCTAAAGTCCCTCCCTTTAGAACCCCTCCGTATACCCTTTTTACTTCGGTTCTAAATTTCTCTGGCTCAGTctcctcatcaatcaatcgcAGGTTTTTCTTGATGTAAGCATAATATGCTAGTTGTGTGGTGTTCAGTACATCGGCGTTAACATCCGGatgtgaagaaagaaactcgGAGAATAAATGCTGTTGCCATCCTCGGACAATGATCTAAATAGAGGCCCCCAGGCAGCATATGAGTCAAACTTGCTAAACAATGAACATGTCCTACCTTATCATCCACGTCGGTAATGTTCATGACAAACTCTACATCAAATTTGAAGTAGTCTTTCAAAATGCGACGAATGATATCCGTACTGGCGTAATTTCTTGCGTGGCCAAGATGTGCATCATCGTAGACAGTAGGGCCACATGCATACCATGTTACTTTGCGGCCCTTTGGGTCCAGGGCAATAAAGGGAGTCTTGGATCGGGTCAGAGAGTTCCACACCGTCAGAGGTGAAATTATTCTCTGGATGTGCTTGTGGTTGCCTCCAGGAAGGCTGTTTGTGGGGATCCATGGCAATCCACGATAAGGAGAGTATGGAGGTTTCGAGTTGGTTGTGGTGAGAACACATATGTGGTCGGCCGTGACAACTAGGGATGCCCCGCCTCAAGGGAAATATGTACTATGCCCATTACGGAAGGGTTTTTGTCGAGGTCCACTCCACGGTGAGCGACCGTAAAACTGTAGGCATGTCAGGACTCTCACTTGAAAGTATGACGTGATCATAAATAAGTAGAGCATCAAAATACTACATAGCATTACTTCAAGAGTGGGTATATGCACCAAAGCTCATCTCATACCATTGAGGAATTTCAAGACAGTCTATATGCATGTGGGAATGTGAAAGGACATTGAGTTTCATTGATAGATTCGGAACTCCTCGAGGATGCTTGACGATCTTCGGTGTTAGGCGTCAGTTTCTGCATTAACATTCAGATCAAAGTACAAGTGGTGGAACCTCAAGTCACTCATTATGAGGCCCAATCGGGAATAACGCACTAAGCCACACCGATAAGAATGACAGTTTTGGTTCCTGTGGCTCCCCGGAGTCAGTGACGTTGAATCCCCGCGAATTGTTGCGGGCGGTGACTTTCCCGCGGTTCCAGCTATTGATGCCTTGAGCTCAGCCATCTCACTGCTTCCTTCTCTCCACAACGATTTGAACTTAGTAATAGCTTAATTTGGCTTCCTATATAACTCTTCTTTCGACGGACTGGTTATTGTTTATGAGTTGCTCGTTTGTCTCGGATTCTTAGATTGCCAGGGCTGCCTTGCCCTGCCTCCGGTCTCCCAGCACCATGTGGAACGACGAGGATAACAATCCATACGGCGCATTTGATCCCGAAGCCCGTCTCTCCGAATCCTTACATTCGGCGAACCTTTCTCCAAGTAAGGCTCACTGCTCAATTCATTGGCGCGGAGTCTAACCTTTGCAAGCTCTCTACGAACGCGAATACActcctccctccccctccagCAAGGCGTCAACCCAGGATCCGACCGACGATTACCTTTCACATCCGCAGGATTTTAGCGATGAGGAAAATGAAGGATATGACAGCCAGCCCGCCAGCCATGGCTACTACCGGAAGAGCACCTACGATAGCCGCATAGAACAAATACTTTATGAGAACCCGGAGATGCCGATCCTCATCACCGATGCCGGGAAGAACCATGAGGGTGGTGGAAGCTTTATCGTGTACACCATACGAACTGGAGTATGTTATGATGCATCTCGGAGAGCATTTACAGATTTGACTCACATATGCAGGATCTGGAAGTCCGGCGACGGTACTCTGAGTTCGCCTCTCTGCGACAGACTCTCGTCAACCTCCATCCCACACTCATCATTCCGCCCATCCCGGAGAAACATACAATGGCGGATTATGCCGCTAAGCCTACCAAGGCTAAGGAGGATACCGCAATAATTGAGCTCCGAAAGCGAATGCTGGCTGTCTTCTTGAACCGCTGTCGCCGAATGAAGGAAGTCCGTGAGGACGGCGTTTGGTGGAGATTCCTAGATCCTAATGTTAGCTGGGTATGTATTCAGCGAGCACCTGCGAGCTCGACGCTCAAATGCTGATTTATGTATAGAGTGAGGTTCTTCATTCTCACCCCGCATCTTCGGTACCCAAGAACAACTTGAAAGCACCTCCCCTAGACCCTGCCAACCCTACGGCCGCACACGCCTGGCTACCGGtaccatcttcttccgcgAAGCTCAAGGGTACTTCTGGTCCTACAGCTTCGGCTGCGCCTCCCCCAGTGGACACGCCAAGTCCCGATGTTCTAGGGCGCTTCCCTCCGGAATCCCGCAAATTGAGCGAGCAAGAGTTGGACCCGTATTTCATCAACTTCGAGGCATCTACAAGGGAGCTTGAGCTGCTACTGCAAGGGAATATTGAGAAAGTCAATCGTCGAACAGTGTCACATTTGTCTTCATTGTCAGCGGACCTCATGGAACTTGGAGCACGATACAATGGCTTCTCTCTATCCGAACAATCACCCACAGTAGCCGCAGCGATTGAGCGAATTGGCCAGGCAGCAGACACATCTTACATCGAAACTGAGGAGCTCTCCAACGCATTAAGCGCAAGCTTTGCCGAGCCTATGAGGGAAAGCGCACAGTTCGCTAGCGTTGTTCGTAGTGTTCTACGTTACCGGGTGCTGAAACGGGTGCAGGAAGAAATGACAAGGGATGAGttagcgaagaagaagaccttGCTTGATTCTCTGGAACGGAGCGAGTTGGAAGCAAAGCGTATTGAACAGTACCTGAATCGGACGTCAGCTCAAGGATCAGGGACGAGATCGCAACGCTCCTTATCTACATCTTCCGCTACCAGCGGCCCGGGAAGTCATGGAGCAGATGTGCGCCCCAGTGGTCAGGAAGACACTACCTCTATCGATTCAGACTTTCCTCCTACCCACGGCGAGTCGATCGGCTCGCAAGCGTCGTTACCCGCAGCATCTCCATCGAGAAGGCCCGAGACATCCTCCTCTCCAGCACATCGGAAGTCAGCCAGCGGGACATTCATGACGAACAAGTTGTTTGGGCGTATCAGTCACGCGGTCCACGGGTTCGTTGATGTTGACCCGGAGAGGACGCGACGAGATCAAATTggaaaaacaaaggagaGTTTGCTTCAGGTGAGTCTAGCGACACTCCATTTTTAATTTCATGATCATCCTTGCCCCCTTCCCCTATATCTATTTTGCTAATATATTATGCACAGTTGGAGCAAGCACTGGAGGTTTCGGAAAAGGACGTTAAAGACGCCAGCACGGGGGTCTTGCAGGACTTGAAGCGATTCCAGAAGGATAAGGAGGCTGATCTGCGACGTTACATGGTAAGGAGCGACAAATGCAACCCATGGTTGAGGGAAACACTAATATTGAGATATTTTCTGTAGGTCGCATATGCTCGATGCCATTTGGACTGGGCCCGGAAAAACCTGGAGACATGGACCGAGGCGAAGGATGAAGTGGACAAGATCGTCGTCCGCTAGTCCCCTTGTAGTGTGCGAGGTTATGGCTTTTATCTTTACATCGGGCCTTTTGTTCCCCCGGTAATCACACTCAGAGAGTGAGACTACCCGGCGTTGGTggatttctaattatatGTTCCATGAGCTCTACCTTGATgtatgattgattgatattgggCGCAATGATTGTCCTCTATTTTAGATCGACCGAAAATCCGTTGATCATTTTGCAGATCAGTCATCCCTCGGAGGCGATGTTGTCAAATGTAGCCTCATCGATCCACCCCCTACCGAATTACAGTAGAATTCGAAGCGATAGATGTTGtatattctattttgttgTTTCTTGCGGGCGCCATCCAACAGTAGAGTGGCAAGCCGCACATGATATACGCTACCCTATTTATTTCCATGGTTGCGTTCCGCATGGAATCTCATACATCAATTCAGGCACCCGCCCATAAAGATCTTCAGACCATTTACTAGATAAAGCTGCAGCTCTTATGTGTCCGGGAAGCAGTGCGCATCAATGGATGAGTCAAATTTTTAAAGTCCGGAGCAAGGAGACGGCTCCACTTCGTGAGGCAATTATGGGAGAAGCATCCCTTATGCGAACGTCGAAACTCTCGGTGATCACCAACGCCGACGTTACTATATTAGTAAGTGCATTGCCTTTCTGCAATCGTTTGAGTGATGTCGTAATTCCCTCTAGAGTGGTTCCAGTGCGggttttctcctttcctcccAGGGATTACGCAAGAGTTACAACCGATGAACATCTCGGTAAGAAGTCCCGTACATACACCTTCTCCCTAAACATGATACTAATCCAGGTTACCCGTGGCGATCATCCGTGTTGATCTGTCATGGACGTATGAGCGTATCCCCTGCCTATCCACGAACTCCAGGATCGACAGGGACCTGGACTTTTCCATCGGTGTCTGAATTTGGGCCTCCCTTGGAGCTATCCACTACCGGTTGCGGGTACCTTTCTGGCGCCAAGGCCCCACACCCCAGTGTTTATAGCCTGTTTGTTGTCTTGGAAGCTTCGCCAGGTTGTTTGGGAACGGAGTTACGCATTACCGATTATCCACTGAATAGTTTCCTATCGGAGTAAACTGTTGCTGATCCTGTTATTCTAGACTAGGGATGCTGCGCCCCTGGGGGCTTCCGGGCGACCCTGAGAGGCTATGTGACGCTGCTATACTTCCTGTTCTCTCGCACaaccaagaaaagaactaggagagagaaaaaaaaaataaatcaaaaaagaaattatggGGACGAGTCCCCCGGCCGCAGACGAGGAGCTTGCTGGGGGGCTCCATTTATTAGCATGCTATCTCTCGTAACCAGCCTGAACACTGCTGGACTTGATACCAAATGGTTGTCCGATCGTGGTTTTATTAATATGGTCCTCGTCGCGACattattctctcttttcacGGTCTCTTTATGCAGGAGCATACCGCGTTCTAGTCCTTCGTCTTCCCCCTACACACAAGCTACCGACCTAAAAATCCATGACCCGACTGTCATCAACGCTAATGGCGCCTACTATGCTTATGGTGTGGGAGAACACATCGTTATTCATCAAGCACCTGGCCTAGCCGGACCGTGGAAGCAGATCGGAAGTGTCCTGGACAAGGACAGCATCATCCCCAAAGGCGACCGTGCAAAACCCTGGGCACCAACAACTATCGAAGTTAAGGGTACCTTCTATTGTTATTACTCAGTCAGCAACGCCGGCTGTCGCGACAGCGCTATCGGTGTAGCTACATCACAATCACCAGGTCCAGGCGGATGGACAGATCACGGGGCTATTGTCCAATCGGGCACAGGACAGGGTTCGGACGAGCATCCATTCAATGAAGTAAATGCCATTGACCCTGCAGTTCTGGTCACTGGAGATAAAGGACATTTGGTTTTCGGCAGTTATTGGTCTGGAATATGGCAGGTCCCATTGAATGAGGACTTCAGTTCGGTCGGCAACACCACTGGACTCAATGCGCATCATCTAGCAAAGCATCCGAAGACTGA
This window harbors:
- a CDS encoding putative autophagy protein Atg20; amino-acid sequence: MWNDEDNNPYGAFDPEARLSESLHSANLSPTLYEREYTPPSPSSKASTQDPTDDYLSHPQDFSDEENEGYDSQPASHGYYRKSTYDSRIEQILYENPEMPILITDAGKNHEGGGSFIVYTIRTGDLEVRRRYSEFASLRQTLVNLHPTLIIPPIPEKHTMADYAAKPTKAKEDTAIIELRKRMLAVFLNRCRRMKEVREDGVWWRFLDPNVSWSEVLHSHPASSVPKNNLKAPPLDPANPTAAHAWLPVPSSSAKLKGTSGPTASAAPPPVDTPSPDVLGRFPPESRKLSEQELDPYFINFEASTRELELLLQGNIEKVNRRTVSHLSSLSADLMELGARYNGFSLSEQSPTVAAAIERIGQAADTSYIETEELSNALSASFAEPMRESAQFASVVRSVLRYRVLKRVQEEMTRDELAKKKTLLDSLERSELEAKRIEQYLNRTSAQGSGTRSQRSLSTSSATSGPGSHGADVRPSGQEDTTSIDSDFPPTHGESIGSQASLPAASPSRRPETSSSPAHRKSASGTFMTNKLFGRISHAVHGFVDVDPERTRRDQIGKTKESLLQLEQALEVSEKDVKDASTGVLQDLKRFQKDKEADLRRYMVAYARCHLDWARKNLETWTEAKDEVDKIVVR
- a CDS encoding arabinan endo-1,5-alpha-L-arabinosidase D — protein: MLSLVTSLNTAGLDTKWLSDRGFINMVLVATLFSLFTVSLCRSIPRSSPSSSPYTQATDLKIHDPTVINANGAYYAYGVGEHIVIHQAPGLAGPWKQIGSVLDKDSIIPKGDRAKPWAPTTIEVKGTFYCYYSVSNAGCRDSAIGVATSQSPGPGGWTDHGAIVQSGTGQGSDEHPFNEVNAIDPAVLVTGDKGHLVFGSYWSGIWQVPLNEDFSSVGNTTGLNAHHLAKHPKTERVNSQDQNPDPLCRDSSGRRPVEGAYISYHAPYYYLWLSWGQCCDYDPNNLPPSGEEYSIRVGRSESPHGPFVDKQGKELTQGGGELIYGSNNDVYAPGGQGVITVETGDILYYHYLNTTLSYDFWEARLGYSYLGYVDGWPVIREAP